In Citrus sinensis cultivar Valencia sweet orange chromosome 4, DVS_A1.0, whole genome shotgun sequence, one DNA window encodes the following:
- the LOC102627677 gene encoding protein NSP-INTERACTING KINASE 3 codes for MEMKSYKFWRVGFLVLALIDICYATLSPAGINYEVVALVAVKNNLHDPYNVLENWDITSVDPCSWRMITCSPDGYVSALGLPSQSLSGTLSPWIGNLTKLQSVLLQNNAILGPIPASLGKLEKLQTLDLSNNKFTGEIPDSLGDLGNLNYLRLNNNSLTGSCPESLSKIESLTLVDLSYNNLSGSLPKISARTFKVTGNPLICGPKATNNCTAVFPEPLSLPPNGLKDQSDSGTKSHRVAVALGASFGAAFFVIIVVGLLVWLRYRHNQQIFFDVNDQYDPEVSLGHLKRYTFKELRAATSNFSAKNILGRGGFGIVYKGCFSDGALVAVKRLKDYNIAGGEVQFQTEVETISLAVHRNLLRLCGFCSTENERLLVYPYMPNGSVASRLRDHIHGRPALDWARRKRIALGTARGLLYLHEQCDPKIIHRDVKAANILLDEDFEAVVGDFGLAKLLDHRDSHVTTAVRGTVGHIAPEYLSTGQSSEKTDVFGFGILLLELITGQRALDFGRAANQRGVMLDWVKKLHQEGKLSQMVDKDLKGKLDRIELEEMVQVALLCTQFNPLHRPKMSEVLKMLEGDGLAEKWEASQKIETPRYRTHEKRYSDFIEESSLVIEAMELSGPR; via the exons ATGGAAATGAAGAGTTACAAGTTTTGGAGGGTGGGATTTTTGGTTTTGGCATTGATAGATATTTGTTATGCTACTCTTTCTCCTGCTGGTATTAACTATGAAG TGGTAGCTTTAGTGGCCGTTAAAAACAATCTACATGACCCTTATAATGTTCTGGAGAATTGGGATATCACTTCCGTGGATCCTTGTAGCTGGAGAATGATTACTTGTTCACCTGATGGCTATGTTTCTGCTCT GGGACTTCCTAGTCAGAGCTTATCTGGGACCTTATCACCGTGGATTGGAAACCTCACCAAGTTGCAATCAGT GTTACTGCAGAATAACGCAATTTTGGGCCCTATTCCTGCTTCACTTGGGAAGTTGGAGAAGCTTCAGACTCTTGATCTCTCCAACAATAAATTTACTGGTGAAATACCTGACTCATTGGGGGACCTTGGAAATCTGAATTATTT GCGGTTGAACAATAATAGCCTTACAGGATCATGCCCTGAGTCTTTGTCCAAGATTGAAAGTCTTACTCTAGT GGACCTTTCCTATAACAATCTAAGTGGTTCTTTGCCTAAAATATCAGCAAGAACATTCAA AGTTACAGGAAATCCTCTGATTTGCGGACCGAAGGCGACCAACAATTGTACTGCTGTCTTTCCGGAACCTCTTTCCCTTCCGCCAAATGGTCTTAAAG ATCAATCAGACTCTGGGACGAAAAGCCATCGTGTGGCTGTTGCTTTGGGTGCAAGCTTTGGTGCTGCTTTTTTTGTCATAATTGTTGTCGGCTTACTTGTTTGGTTGCGTTACAGACACAATCAGCAGATTTTCTTTGATGTCAATG ATCAATATGATCCAGAAGTGTCTCTGGGTCATTTGAAAAGGTATACATTTAAGGAGCTCCGGGCTGCAACTAGCAATTTCAGTGCAAAAAATATTCTAGGAAGAGGTGGATTTGGGATTGTATACAAGGGATGCTTTAGTGATGGAGCTTTGGTGGCTGTTAAAAGGCTGAAGGACTATAATATAGCTGGGGGTGAAGTCCAATTTCAGACAGAAGTAGAGACGATAAGTTTAGCTGTCCACCGGAATCTCCTCAGGCTCTGTGGTTTCTGCTCTACTGAAAATGAAAGGCTTCTTGTTTATCCCTATATGCCAAATGGTAGTGTAGCATCAAGATTAAGAG ATCACATTCATGGTCGGCCAGCTTTAGATTGGGCAAGACGGAAAAGGATTGCCTTGGGCACGGCAAGGGGTCTGCTTTATTTACATGAACAGTGTGACCCCAAAATTATCCACCGTGATGTCAAGGCAGCCAACATTTTGCTGGATGAAGATTTCGAGGCAGTTGTCGGAGATTTTGGATTAGCAAAGCTTTTGGATCACAGGGATTCCCATGTAACCACAGCTGTGCGCGGCACTGTTGGCCATATTGCTCCAGAGTATTTATCAACGGGTCAGTCTTCAGAAAAGACAGATGTATTTGGGTTTGGGATCTTGCTGCTTGAACTGATAACAGGTCAGAGAGCTTTGGATTTTGGACGGGCAGCAAACCAGAGAGGTGTGATGCTTGATTGG gtaAAGAAGCTCCATCAGGAAGGAAAACTTAGCCAAATGGTGGATAAGGATCTGAAGGGAAAATTGGACAGGATTGAACTGGAAGAAATGGTTCAGGTGGCCCTTCTATGTACTCAATTTAACCCTTTGCACCGCCCAAAAATGTCTGAAGTATTAAAGATGTTGGAAGGTGACGGTTTGGCCGAGAAATGGGAGGCATCGCAGAAGATCGAGACACCAAGGTACCGGACTCATGAAAAAAGATACTCAGATTTTATAGAAGAATCTTCACTTGTGATAGAGGCAATGGAGCTTTCGGGTCCTAGGTGA
- the LOC102627378 gene encoding F-box/kelch-repeat protein At1g23390, with translation MDKQAAAPEGDSGSNTNNSIVHGDILEAILSQVPLIDLASACYVSRSWNRAVFSSLRRVNKIKPWLLLHTQSQRTMAPYLTTAHAYDARSHVWIEIKNNQPSSFDFLLRSSHSTLLYTLSPSKLSFSFDPLHLAWHHVDAPRVWRTDPVVALVGDKIVVAGGACDFEDDPLAVEMYSVDTRTWEICQSMPAVLKDSAASTWLSVAVNSRQLYVTEKYSGVTVSFDPSTKGWSGPFHLRQFDHEKKVFYSVITFANDRLIAVGLTGEAEDVKSLKIWQVNIKGGSLEELKEIGEMPKALLEKLKGNEEICSGSGSASLTSVSVTSMGDSVYLNNPSNSENLVLCEIGECGDDECKWSEIKNVVVDGEDAKIKGRLILTCSSVGIGDLQRALLHENPRSVYFKQIQ, from the coding sequence ATGGATAAACAAGCAGCGGCCCCAGAAGGTGATAGTGGCAGCAATACTAATAATAGTATTGTCCATGGAGACATCTTAGAGGCCATACTGTCGCAGGTGCCACTGATCGACCTCGCCTCTGCTTGTTACGTGTCTAGATCATGGAACCGCGCCGTCTTCTCTTCTCTCCGTCGCGTCAACAAAATCAAGCCTTGGCTGCTGCTGCATACGCAGTCGCAGAGAACTATGGCCCCCTACCTCACAACCGCGCACGCTTACGATGCCCGCTCCCACGTGTGGATCGAAATCAAGAACAATCAACCCTCGTCCTTCGACTTCCTCCTCCGCTCCTCCCATTCCACGCTTCTCTACACCCTCTCGCCTTCCAAGCTCTCCTTCTCCTTTGACCCCCTCCATCTCGCCTGGCACCACGTGGACGCCCCTCGCGTGTGGAGGACCGACCCCGTTGTCGCCTTGGTCGGAGACAAAATAGTCGTCGCCGGCGGGGCCTGCGACTTCGAAGACGACCCGCTGGCCGTGGAGATGTACAGCGTCGACACTCGCACGTGGGAAATCTGCCAAAGCATGCCAGCCGTTCTCAAAGACTCAGCTGCCTCAACTTGGCTGTCGGTTGCGGTAAATTCTCGTCAACTTTACGTGACTGAGAAGTACTCGGGCGTTACGGTCTCATTCGACCCCAGTACTAAGGGCTGGTCCGGACCGTTCCATTTACGTCAATTTGATCACGAGAAGAAGGTATTTTATTCCGTGATCACGTTTGCAAACGACCGTTTGATTGCGGTGGGGCTCACTGGGGAAGCTGAGGACGTCAAGAGTTTAAAGATATGGCAGGTAAATATAAAAGGGGGGTCGTTGGAAGAGTTGAAGGAGATAGGTGAGATGCCAAAAGCGCTTTTGGAGAAGCTGAAAGGGAATGAAGAGATCTGCAGTGGAAGTGGAAGCGCTTCTCTAACTAGCGTCAGTGTAACGTCGATGGGAGATTCAGTGTACTTGAATAATCCTTCAAATTCCGAAAATTTGGTGCTTTGCGAGATTGGTGAATGCGGTGATGACGAGTGTAAATGGAGTGAAATAAAGAATGTGGTGGTGGACGGGGAAGATGCTAAAATAAAGGGCAGGTTAATTTTGACGTGTTCTAGCGTCGGCATCGGAGATTTGCAGAGGGCTTTGCTGCATGAAAATCCAAGATCTGTATACTTCAAACAAATTCAATGA
- the LOC102626909 gene encoding ATP-citrate synthase alpha chain protein 1 encodes MARKKIREYDSKRLLKEHFQRLSGRELPIKSAQVTESTNFDELAQKEPWLTSCKLVVKPDMLFGKRGKSGLVALNLDLAQAATFVKECLGKEMEMSGCKGPITTFIIEPFIPHNEEFYLNIVSERLGCSVSFSECGGIEIEENWDKVKTIFVPTGACLASETSAPLVATLPLEIRGEIQEFIKSVFTLFQDLDFTFLEMNPFTLVDRKPYPLDMRGELDDTAAFKNFKKWGNIEFPLPFGRAMSATESFIHDLDEKTSASLKFTVLNPKGRIWTMVAGGGASVIYADTVGDLGYASELGNYAEYSGAPNEGEVLQYARVVIDCATADPDGRKRALVIGGGIANFTDVAATFNGIIQALKEKESKLKAARMHLYVRRGGPNYQRGLAKMRALAEEIGLPIEVYGPEATMTGICKQAIECISAAA; translated from the exons ATGGCACGCAAGAAGATCAGAGAGTATGATTCGAAGAGATTGTTGAAGGAGCACTTCCAGAGGCTCTCTGGTCGCGAGTTGCCTATCAAATCCGCACAA GTTACCGAGTCAACTAATTTCGATGAGCTGGCACAAAAGGAACCCTGGCTTACATCATGTAAACTAGTTGTGAAACCCGACATGTTGTTTGGAAAGCGTGGGAAGAGTGGTTTGGTTGCTTTAAATCTGGATTTAGCTCAAGCTGCTACTTTTGTGAAAGAGTGCCTTGGGAAAGAG ATGGAGATGAGTGGATGTAAAGGACCTATAACAACATTCATCATTGAACCTTTCATCCCGCACAATGAGGAGTTTTACCTTAATATTGTCTCAGAGCGACTTGGATGCAGCGTAAGCTTTTCAGAATGCGGAGGAATTGAAATTGAGGAGAACTGGGATAAG GTTAAGACTATCTTTGTCCCAACAGGTGCATGCCTTGCTTCTGAAACCTCGGCTCCGCTTGTTGCTACCCTTCCCTTGGAG ATCAGAGGAGAGATTCAGGAGTTCATTAAATCAGTTTTCACTCTTTTTCAAG ATCTTGACTTCACTTTCCTTGAGATGAATCCTTTTACATTGGTTGATAGAAAGCCTTATCCATTGGATATGAGAGGAGAGCTGGATGACACTGCTGCTTTCAAGAACTTCAAAAA GTGGGGCAATATTGAATTTCCCTTGCCGTTTGGAAGAGCAATGAGTGCTACAGAAAGCTTTATACATGATCTAGATGAAAAG ACAAGTGCATCTTTGAAATTCACAGTTTTGAACCCAAAAGGACGAATCTGGACTATGGTAGCTGGAGGAGGTGCAAGTGTCATCTATGCTGATACG GTTGGAGATCTTGGCTATGCCTCAGAGCTCGGTAACTATGCAGAATACAGTGGAGCACCCAACGAGGGGGAGGTCTTGCAATATGCCAGAGTTGTAATTGAT TGTGCAACTGCAGATCCTGATGGTCGCAAGAGAGCCCTTGTGATTGGAGGAGGAATAGCTAACTTCACTGATGTTGCAGCTACATTCAATGGCATAATCCAAGCCCTGAAGGAAAAG GAATCGAAGCTGAAAGCAGCAAGAATGCACCTATATGTGAGGAGAGGAGGTCCTAATTACCAGAGGGGCCTTGCAAAAATGCGAGCACTCGCAGAGGAAATTGGCCTTCCCATTGAG GTTTATGGGCCCGAAGCAACAATGACTGGCATATGCAAACAGGCTATTGAGTGCATTAGCGCTGCTGCATGA
- the LOC102626619 gene encoding uncharacterized protein LOC102626619, with translation MWKLPEGMEQWKKDLEEWLNRGIEFINQIPPTQLYIACAVLLLTTALLLLLQVFRRKKSNTIVLAGLSGSGKTVLFYQLRDGSTHQGTVTSMEPNEDTFVLHSESTKKGKIKPVHLVDVPGHSRLRPKLDEFLPQAAGIVFVVDALEFLPNCSAASEYLYDILTNSTVVKKKIPVLICCNKTDKVTAHTKEFIRKQMEKEIDKLRASRSAVSEADVTNDFTLGIPGQAFSFSQCHNKVSVAEASGLTGEISQVEQFIREQVKP, from the exons ATGTGGAAGTTACCAGAAGGGATGGAACAGTGGAAGAAGGATTTAGAGGAGTGGTTGAATCGTGGAATTGAATTTATCAACCAAATTCCCCCAACTCAGCTCTACATCGCTTGCGCCGTTTTGCTCCTAACCACCGCTCTTCTCTTACTAC TTCAAGTGTTCAGACGCAAGAAATCTAATACCATTGTACTTGCTGGCTTAAGCGGGAGTGGGAAAACTGTTCTGTTCTATCAA CTTCGGGATGGTTCGACCCACCAGGGTACTGTTACATCAATGGAACCAAATGAGGACACTTTTGTGCTACATTCTGAAAGCACTAAG AAGGGGAAAATAAAGCCTGTTCACCTTGTTGATGTTCCTGGTCATTCTCGTCTCCGACCCAAACTAGATGAGTTTTTGCCTCAAGCAGCTGGCATAGTATTCGTTGTGGATGCCTTGGAATTCCTACCAAACTGTTCTGCAGCTTCTGA GTACCTGTATGATATTTTAACAAACTCAACTgttgtcaaaaagaaaattccagTTCTCATCTGTTGTAACAAGACAGACAAAGTGACGGCCCACACCAAGGAGTTCATTCGGAAGCAAATGGAGAAGGAAAT CGACAAGTTGCGAGCATCCAGAAGTGCAGTATCAGAGGCTGATGTGACAAATGACTTTACTCTTGGGATACCAGGACAGGCGTTCTCATTCTCTCAGTGCCATAACAAAGTTTCTGTGGCTGAAGCTTCTGGTTTGACTGGCGAAATATCTCAGGTGGAACAGTTTATCAGGGAACAGGTGAAGCCCTAG